In the genome of Lactuca sativa cultivar Salinas chromosome 3, Lsat_Salinas_v11, whole genome shotgun sequence, the window gagttATGAAATAAATGAGATAAATTGTTTGGACTAACCAAAAGTTTATTTAAGCTATTCAAACACCCTCGCAGTACATATACCCTGGTCGTGAAAATTAGTATTTCACTTGCTCGTTTCCATCGTCTGTTTTCTAGATCGTTCGACGTCGCTCAACTACGAATCTTCAGGGAGTCAAGCAACCACTCTTCCTTTCTTAGGCATTCAACCATCGTCTCTGTAAGTTTTCGCTTGAAATGAATCTTCTTGTCAGTTTCAAGGATTTGCAATCTCAACTCAGTTCTTGGTTTTCGATTTCATGTttccttaacttttttttttctgcatCAATCAAGTGAGTTATACTTGTAGTGCTCATGTCAAACTAAACGAAGTTCGATTTTTTCTTCTCGTAGAAACACAGATACACAATTCTATTAGTTTGCTTGCAATGTTCGTTGAAATTCCGAAGTCAATGCCCTAGTCAGGTTGTCTGAAAATCCCAAACCCTGATTTTACTTATATTTTGAGAAAAAGCCCCAAATACTTGATTGTTTGATTTTATCCCAACTTTCGATGGTTCCGCCTAATCTTTTCTATCTGAAGTTACATTTTCACTTTTGAAACATTGGAGATGAATCCTGATGTATAGATTCGAATCTTGGAAATTTTAGTATCAAGATTGACATGATGCCAACGGAATTAGTACTTTTGTACCGTAACTTGTGTGTGAATGTGATATGAGTCTACAAACTTTTATTCCTCTGAAATCCAAGAGATGGATGATCCATAGTTATTAATCATGCATGACTGTCAGTCAGCATTGGTGTTTTTGGAGCTTTTGATCTATTGCaatcttatgagtttttttttttttttttttttttttttttttttttttttctccctAAATTGGATAGTCTTATCATTATGAGTTATGAGTAGTTAGTGTTGTTCAGTTTGATCATTCTGGTATATTTTATAACTGGGACTGATATCCTGTGGGCCTTGTTTCAGATATAAGCATTCCATGGCAGATAAGCATTCTGATGAAGGTGGGAGCACAGGCAATTTTGGTGGTGAAAGTTCTGAATCAACTGTGGAGATCCGTATCAAGACACTTGATTCACAGTCATACCAGTTTAATGTAGATAAAAATGTGTGTGCTGCTTCCTCTCTTTCTCAttcgattatatttatgatttatcccCAGATGTAGCTGACTTGTATGTTTTTTGTGAAAACTTCCAGATGCTAGTTTCAGCATTCAAAGAGAAAATAGCTACTGATGTTGGCCTTCCAGTTGGACAGCAGCGGCTCATCTTTCGGGGCAAGGTGTTGAAGGACGAGCTCCGCCTTTCTGAATATCGTATCCTACTTTTTCTTGCTTAATTTCTCTAGTTTATTACTAGTAAGATACTTTGTTCTTTTCTTACTTGTTAGTGTTAGAATGTATATATGAAAGAAAGCCTTAACGATCTACAGACGTTGGAAGTGGAGACACATTGCATCTAGTGGCTAGACAGCCTTCTGAATCACAACCTCAATCTGGTACCTCCACAACAACTGCAAATGGTAGTAATACAGGTGTGATATGGTCTTTTCTTTATGACAATTTTGAAGTGCTAAAAAGTTATTTTTAAGTATTGCATTTGAATATATCTGCATTTTGTTTGTAACAGGACAAAATGCAAATGGTGGAGGTGCACGTCCGCGTGTGAGTCATATTTCACATAGTGTAGTACTTGGGACCTTTGCAGATAGAAATGAAGATGGCAATCCAGATCTTAGTCGGGTGTGTGCTTTCTTTCTGACCCTTTGTAGTATAATTCCTTTTTTATGTTTTGTACTTTATTCTTTCGGTTTTTAGGTCATTGGTGCTGTTTTAAATTCATTTGGAATTGGGGGCCAGGGCCAGGGCCAAGGCCAGGTGTCCATGCCAAACATGCAGCAGGTGATTTTTGATCTTTCTTTCTTTGTTTCTTAAGTCAAAGCCTTGTATATAATTAATTTATGGTTGTGTATCTGTTTGCAGTTCAATGTTCCTGTGCAAGTTGCTCAAGGAAATGAAGCTGGAGTTAATgctaacagtcaaggtcaacagggAAACCCTAGTCAACCTGGTTCTCAAGGTTTTGCCATTCCAGGAATGGCTTTACCAACACTTGTTACGGTAGtattacattacattacattacaAGATTTCTTCTATATTCAATTATTATCTTCTTGTCTCTACTCTTTTTATGCTGTCTTACTCTTACATGGTTTCGTGTGTTTTCAGCCAATTCCTGATTCGTTACACACACTTTCCGAGTTCATGAATCGAATGGAGCAGGCATTGTCACATAATGGTAGGAAttattgctatatatatatatatttttatttttaaatatatattttaaatatgaattttgtTTCCATCTGATGGCATGGCAGGGTATCAGCAAAATCAAGCTCCAAATGGTGCGGAGGCCCCACCAGCTGTAGTATTGCCATCTGGTCCTCGTGGCGTGCCTACACCTGCAGCTTTGGCTGTTGTTATGCGACATGCTCTACAACTTCTCAATGGGCCTGTTACTGATTCTCTTTCTGTACTATCTTTTACCCCTAATTTAGTacccatttttttttaaatttaaaaaaaaaaaaaacccattcTAATATGTTATGCTGCAACTATCTTGTAGCATACTGCAAGAAGGCTGGAGGAAGAGGAGAGTTGCACTGATCTGACAGTAAGAACCCAAATCCAGTCAGAAGCCATGCAATCAGGTCTTGCTATGCAACATTTAGGCGCCCTTCTACTTGAGCTTGGGCGTACAATGTTGACTTTGCGTATCGGACAGTCTCCCGTATGtcatttttctttttctcttttcatctttgggatttataggagtttgttGTTTAAGGTAGGTGTATGTGTAATCTGTAATGTATGTTGCAGGCTGAATCTTCTGTAAATGCTGGACCTGCTGTTTACATCTCTCCAACTGGGCCTAATCCAATAATGGCACAGGTAGGTTGGTTGGTTTGTTTGTTTTAGGTCTCTGCTGTGAGTTGTGATAATAATTAATGGTTTAACTTTAATTACCAACAAGATGACTGGTTTGTTGACTTGCAGCCCTTTCCTCTGCAAACTAATTCGATGTTTGGTGGTCCACCAACACCCTTGGGTCCTCTTGGCGTTCCAAGGCATATAAATGTTCATATCCATGCGGGAATCGGTCCAAGGGGAACTAATGCTGATTCAAACCAAGGAGAACAACCTAATGAAACAAGTAACATTCCATCAGGTGATGATTCCATTGCTGCTATGCTATCTCCTTATACATAATACCAAAAACTAGTATAtctgacttttttttttctttaaaattccacaattttagctgctgctgctgctgcaggAGTTAATGTGCAAACACAAAGTAGAGGTGTTACTGTTGATGATAGCACAAGAAGTGAAAATCCAGCTTCTCAAGGTATGTCATATGCTGCATAACATGTTTAATTGGTGTTTGTTTCTAAATGGTTTGATATTTTGTACATCCAGGCCAACCAGATGGAAGTGTGTCTGAATCTGAGACCAGAACGGTATGTtaactttaaaatttttttttttataattacaaGAATGCTAATAATCTAGTATCGACTATTGAGCAGGATACAGAAGATGCTGGAAACACCATTGCCATTACCAGTAGCAGTGCAACAAAATCTGCAAGTGAGGTTCAAAATGATGCTTCTGCTTCATCATCGACTCCAGCCAATGCACCAACTGTTCCTCTTGGACTTGGGTTAGGAGGCTTACAACCCAAGGTGTGCACTTGTTCCATATTTTTGAAAAAATGACCTATTTACCCTTCTTTGACTTGTTTTTTGAATGTGATATTAGAGACGAAGTCGGCAGACAAAACCAGAAGTGACTACTACTACTAGTAGTAATGCCCCTGTGCCTCCTGTTAATGCGCCACCTACTTCTAGTCCAGCTGGCGGTGGTGGCCAATTAGATCCTGCTACAATCATGAGTCAGATGGTGGCAAATCCTGCACTTGATGGTCTCTTGTCTGGAGTTTCAAGCCAAACCGGGATTGGGTCGCCGGATGTATTGAGGAACATGTTGGGTCAACTAACTCAGAACCCTGCAATGATGAACACAGTCAATCAAATTGCTCAACAGATTGATGGGAATCAAGATCTGAGCAACATGTTTTCCGGTATGGGTGGCGGCGGTGGCGGTGGTGGTTTTGATCTGTCGGGTATGATACAACAGATGATGCCGATTGTTGCCCAAGCTTTTGGTGGCGGGGGGTCGGGTCTAAACATGCTTCAACAACCACCTTCCAATTCCATGGACGGTGGGCTTCAACCCAGAAGCATGAACGATAGTTCGAGTGCTCCTCAGGTTTGTTTGAAAAGATTCGTAAAAATGACAAAATGACGTATTTACCCTTGTTTGAAagttgaaactgaaactgatgtGTTTTGTTTGTAGCTGAACCTGCGGGATTTGGCTGAGAAGATCCAACAGCAGGAGTCCCCAGATGTAGTGTTTTCATCTGTGGTTGAAGCTGCTGCTCGTGTGAACAACAATAACAATGGAGATGAGCTTTCTGAGTTGCTTATCCAAGAGGGTCTTGTTGATGTTAGTATCTTTCTTAAATTTCTTGTTTTGAATTTGTTGGATTGGATTGGATTTTGGAGCTTAATTGCTTAAGTTTGGGTGGTGCAGGAGTTTATGGAAATGTTCAAGACTGATGTTTCACGACTGCTGGAGGAAGAGGAATAGGTCTTCTTTTTTATGGAATGGAATTGATGTACAAAATacatggaatggaatggaatggaatggaatcggATGTTATTATTACTCTCTTCTTGATatgattgatatatatatatatatatatatatatatatatatatatatatatatatatatatatatatatatatatatatatatatatatatatatatatatatagaacttaCCCAAATACTTGTTCTTCCATGGCTATGAGTTTTGATTTTGGTcccatttaattaattaaatctatTACCAATTTACCATTGTTTCCTGTTAAATATAACCCGACCCGACTCGACCCAAATAATTGTACAGAACCGTCCAAACAGTTAAACTTCTAAACTTTAgaattataaatttaaagttttcaagtTTAATATCCGGCCAATTTCAGGTCAACCCATATTTGTCACATCGACctaagtttatttatttttatatttacttCTATGTTAGTTTCGTGTCTATCAATTAATGTTAGCTATAATTGGTACCAAGACCTATCAAATATTAAATCTTTAATGCTTACAAAGTTAGAAGATGGAATGAGTATCATTTCTCGTTCCATTTAACTTCTTAGGAACAACCCCTAAAAGATCTGGataatattattttgtgttttcaaCTTTGTTGGCaaaaaaatgaatattttatTCCTCTCCTCTGTACTAATATAAACTTTATATAGTattcttttaaattttaaatagtCTTTCAAGATTGGTATATTTATTTAAGCATTTTGCTATAATATAAATTTCGAAGAAGTCATTATATTTATAAAGTTGTTGGTTTTTCAATAAAAAAGttataatctttttttttaaagagcggatttttaagaaaaaaatgttTGACGTTTTATGTAAAAgattaacatatttttttttttaaatctcactcaaaaaataatatatatatatatatatatatatatatatatatatatatatatatatatatatatatatatatatatatatatatatattcaggttcatttgagaccattttaattttgtaagaccgtgagaccaaatctaaaaataattttaaaatgcaaaataaatggaaaaatccaaaaattcttttttgaaatattattttcggaacttgagttaattaaaaaaaataaaaaaaatcccgttttttttaaaatacgtaaaatattctaatagaatattacactgacatattctaaaaaataactttaaaatgcaaaataaatgaaaaaatctaaaaaaaatttttttaaatattattttcggaacttgaattaactaaaaaaaataaaaaaaaatcccattttttttgaaaaatacgtgaaatattctaatagaaaaatcctgtttttttaaaaaataattttaaaatgcaaaataaatggaaaaatctaaaaattctttttttaaatattattttcggaacttgaattaactaaaataaaaaataaaaaaaatcctgtttttttttttaaatacgtgaaatattctaatagaatattacactgtacatattctaaaaaataattttaaaatgcaaaataaattgaaaaatccaaaaattctttttttaaatattattttcagaacttgaattaactaaaaaaaaataaaaaaatgcgtctcacagtCTTACAAAATATAGCTGTAAAACCCTTTTATCATAATTAATGGTTCGAAGggtattatattttaataaataaaaatattagttAATGATTATATTGAAAGAATATGATTATTAACGTATCATAACTAGTATTTCATGTTACACTTAGTAGCATTTACCATTGAAACAAATATCATTGAAGGTGATGGtaaattttggaaaaaaaagtattaatttgattctaaaaataaattaatttaatatgataatactattataaaataATGATTACAAAAGTTTAATTAGATTATAGTGGTGGGTGTGGGCAACGCCCCACACTCGTTACTaggaaaaaaagaaagaaatgaCGTTAAGACTTAAGAGATGTTATGGTGGTAACGGGAAGCAACGAGGATGTCTTTAACATTGAATAACATGGGAAGGAGCAGTGTTCATTGGTGTTATTAGGCATAATAACGCCCACTCCGAGTAAccttaaagaaaaaaaatgattgaGAGAGAGAATAATATTCATACGGAATATGATGTATAGGTTTTTGTTATCTAACTAAAAATTAATAATTGCAAGGATAAGAGGCAACCACTTTAAGAACGGGATATGGACCTCATTTGAAGGTGGGTCCTACCACATTTACTACTATAAAGTCGTCTAAAAAATGTGATTTTTAAGACACCTATCTTCTTAT includes:
- the LOC111920820 gene encoding ubiquitin-like domain-containing protein CIP73 isoform X1, with protein sequence MADKHSDEGGSTGNFGGESSESTVEIRIKTLDSQSYQFNVDKNMLVSAFKEKIATDVGLPVGQQRLIFRGKVLKDELRLSEYHVGSGDTLHLVARQPSESQPQSGTSTTTANGSNTGQNANGGGARPRVSHISHSVVLGTFADRNEDGNPDLSRVIGAVLNSFGIGGQGQGQGQVSMPNMQQFNVPVQVAQGNEAGVNANSQGQQGNPSQPGSQGFAIPGMALPTLVTPIPDSLHTLSEFMNRMEQALSHNGYQQNQAPNGAEAPPAVVLPSGPRGVPTPAALAVVMRHALQLLNGPVTDSLSHTARRLEEEESCTDLTVRTQIQSEAMQSGLAMQHLGALLLELGRTMLTLRIGQSPAESSVNAGPAVYISPTGPNPIMAQPFPLQTNSMFGGPPTPLGPLGVPRHINVHIHAGIGPRGTNADSNQGEQPNETSNIPSAAAAAAGVNVQTQSRGVTVDDSTRSENPASQGQPDGSVSESETRTDTEDAGNTIAITSSSATKSASEVQNDASASSSTPANAPTVPLGLGLGGLQPKRRSRQTKPEVTTTTSSNAPVPPVNAPPTSSPAGGGGQLDPATIMSQMVANPALDGLLSGVSSQTGIGSPDVLRNMLGQLTQNPAMMNTVNQIAQQIDGNQDLSNMFSGMGGGGGGGGFDLSGMIQQMMPIVAQAFGGGGSGLNMLQQPPSNSMDGGLQPRSMNDSSSAPQLNLRDLAEKIQQQESPDVVFSSVVEAAARVNNNNNGDELSELLIQEGLVDEFMEMFKTDVSRLLEEEE
- the LOC111920820 gene encoding ubiquitin-like domain-containing protein CIP73 isoform X2, whose amino-acid sequence is MADKHSDEGGSTGNFGGESSESTVEIRIKTLDSQSYQFNVDKNMLVSAFKEKIATDVGLPVGQQRLIFRGKVLKDELRLSEYHVGSGDTLHLVARQPSESQPQSGTSTTTANGSNTGQNANGGGARPRVSHISHSVVLGTFADRNEDGNPDLSRVIGAVLNSFGIGGQGQGQGQVSMPNMQQFNVPVQVAQGNEAGVNANSQGQQGNPSQPGSQGFAIPGMALPTLVTPIPDSLHTLSEFMNRMEQALSHNGYQQNQAPNGAEAPPAVVLPSGPRGVPTPAALAVVMRHALQLLNGPVTDSLSHTARRLEEEESCTDLTVRTQIQSEAMQSGLAMQHLGALLLELGRTMLTLRIGQSPAESSVNAGPAVYISPTGPNPIMAQPFPLQTNSMFGGPPTPLGPLGVPRHINVHIHAGIGPRGTNADSNQGEQPNETSNIPSGVNVQTQSRGVTVDDSTRSENPASQGQPDGSVSESETRTDTEDAGNTIAITSSSATKSASEVQNDASASSSTPANAPTVPLGLGLGGLQPKRRSRQTKPEVTTTTSSNAPVPPVNAPPTSSPAGGGGQLDPATIMSQMVANPALDGLLSGVSSQTGIGSPDVLRNMLGQLTQNPAMMNTVNQIAQQIDGNQDLSNMFSGMGGGGGGGGFDLSGMIQQMMPIVAQAFGGGGSGLNMLQQPPSNSMDGGLQPRSMNDSSSAPQLNLRDLAEKIQQQESPDVVFSSVVEAAARVNNNNNGDELSELLIQEGLVDEFMEMFKTDVSRLLEEEE